AAAAGTCCGTTGGAAGCATATTAGCAGGATGATTCAATGCTTGGTATAGGAATGATATAATAAAGGACCATACAGTGCTGCAGAGTTGTGTGCTTGGTTGTGTCCATCATGGGGATATCACTATCATCCCTATAAGATATGCATTCAAAAATGTGTATTATTGAGGTAACCAGGATCAAGAAGGACTCCTCTCACCCTTTCTACAGCCAGTTTAAAGTGTTAAGATCAGGCAGGCACCTGTGTTACCTCAAATCAAGTAAGAAATGTTGAGAAAGAGCTTAATTtcctgaataataaaaataacaaatggtcATCTTTTTAGGCATTCctgaaaattgtaaaaatagtcaatctataatttatatttaacttGTTTTATTATCTAATAATTATTTAACAGTTATACCTCTAATGTGAATATTTGTTACACAATTACAATTccttgaacatttttattttacatctttactatataatacttatttttaatgtatattttttaattttattgcacagTACAGGTGACTAACTGAGCtgcaatttactgtatatttctgtGCGTATATATGTGGCCAATAACATCTAAATCTATATTGTATAATATTTCAGTGCATTAAGTGATTTGTACAAATGAAATAAAGTATCAAAACATAAGTGATTTGTACAAATGAAATAAAGTATCAAAATATGCTATATTCAGAAATCTAAACTCCACAGCACTGTAGTCAAATAAGTTTACTGTCTAAGGTCTTATGGAGTCTAAAGACCTCTGACAACATACAATAAATGACTTCACTGATTTTAATTGTATTGTAACTGGCATTGgacaaagaaaacattaaaggTGAACTGGCAAAGACACAAAtagatattacttttatttttacccaATTGCCACATATAGCAGCCTTTAGCAAGCCCAAACATTCACCACCACTAAAGGCAGacatattttattagtaatgaaataacaatttaaaatgacCTAATCTGTATTACAATCTTATTTGCATAAGTTTACTAAGGCCTATTTGTTGAACTGCACCAAATCCTTTCACATCCCTTGAAATAACATCATTTTCGATATATTTTGCATACATGGCACAAGGCTGTTTTCATGACATATTTGCTTACTAATAAAATGTTATCATTATAGCTTCCTCTGATGAAGAATGACAGTAAGAAGAAAACTTTATACCTTGTCCTGCCTCCATCAGTTGAGATGTCCCCAGTTCAAGGCCCGCCTGATGTGACGTCACCAAAGGACGCATCGCTCTTCGTGCTACTGCTTACGACTTGCGCTCCTCTCACGTGTCCTCGATTGCTTAGGCCTTGTTGTCAGTTTATCAGCTGACAGAGAGATTCTGAGACGAAATGGCTATGGAATACGTTTCAGTGTCGTGAAAACAGACCTTGTCGGAGGTAGCACTACTGTATAACTATTCAACATGACTAACGGTAAGTGCAGTACAGTGTAGTGGGATGGTAGTCAGCTTTCACTCGAGTCTGGGTGAAGCAGGAAGTGCAGGGCGATGTCGCGTACGTGGCGATGGTGTCAACAGCAGGCCGGGCTCACTATTTTGCTTTGATTGGGCCAGGCAGGGTTTCTTAGTATTGCTGAAGGGGATCAGTGTGTACTGCGTAGCAAATAGTGACACAGGAGCACAATGATAAAATCGAATATGTTAAAAGTAAGACTTTTCAAAAGAGCCTTACTGTAATAATTGGGGATTCTTAAAGGGAGAATGTATGCTTTCGCCACAAATGTTCTTGCACTTTGTTTTCAGAACTGTTACTTTTTTCCCTGGATTTTATTTTAGTTGCGTAGGCAATTAGGTATGGTTGTTAATACTACATTTTTAGTTGCTAAAGTTGGCTGAATTAACTTAATGACTGAACCAAGAATTTAAACCCTAAGTGATGGAAACCTTGTAGAAACCCGCTCTTTTGAGAGTCGGGATTAGCAGATTAAGCATGTACCTCGTATTTTTTTTGAAACAGAGGGGAAAAGCATTGCACGGAATAATCTTCGATGTGTGTCAAATGTGTCAGGGCACACGTATCGTTATAAAATGTAAAACGATAAAATATAGCAGGGCTACTTCCGCGTTCGTCGCTCTCTTGTACGAATCGAATTGCTCTTACTTCTGTTTACAGTTTTGCGAATACGATCTATCTGTACGGGCTCACTGGTTGATTTTGGGCTGTCTAGCACATTGGCTGATGTAAAGAAATCTTTAAAGCGGGGGAATAATTATCCTCAAGACTTCGACGGACTATTTAGCTATTGTGATTATAGGTATCATTAACCATCGAATGCGTCAGTGTAATGGTTTTATTAATGTCAGTAAAGCCACTGATATCCCAGTGTCCAAGAAAAATAAGACGCCTCGCTTCTATTAGCTATTGCATTAATCATTTGAAGGGTCTGCACAGTTAATGGTGCACATTAAGACGACAGTCCTAAGCATTCAGACTCATTAGTTTTTCGAGTATTACCATAACCATTCCACTGACTGTTCTGTCTCACCTAGATAATGTATGCATTTGCAGGTTACAGCTTGGAGTTTATTTCTCCAGCCCCCTTTAAACTTACAATTATGCAATCTCACCACTAGGCACTGTGCACGTAGCCCTATCTTTTCTTCTTGATCGCACTGATTGTTAACATCGCAAAACTAATAAGAAATGCAGGAAACTAAATATGGTTATATTCATTACTTGTATGCTTCCTAATTATTTAAGTGTCTTAATTTTTCTGGTGAGCAGGGCAATTTGGAATATTGTCAGTATGTGAAAACAGAAGTTTATTTAATGTGCGGATGTCCTAGTTTGACAAGTATTAAATCTGCTGAGATTTTACAGAGAAAAGTGAAGACAGGCCAAGAGAGTATTGGAACAGATATTAAAACATTCTAGCACATTCTCAAATGATCATGCCTAATGAAGAGTACAAAGAGGCTCATTAAAGGTACTCCGGAGACACTCATATAAACAAATATGAATGTATAATTTGCTTCCAATGTATGTTgttgtattcattgtcttttttgttttttctgcagcTGGTATTTTATTACTGTCACTAGTCTGTGGGAGACCTGCAAATAGGAATTGCAATGTACAGTGTACATGTGACAATTAACTTAAACAGAATCAGGGACAACGAACACCTCTGTTTTCACACtccctctctccatctctctcatAGTTGCTCACTGGCAAAAGATGTATGCATATGAAAGCACACCTCCAGACTTGAGAGTGGTCTTTTTGTACTAAGTTAACACTCTTGGACATCTTCTTAGCTTACATGAACATTTAAATTATGAGTTTGAATTAAATGTTTGGTCTAAAATTCATAATCTTAAAATGAAGACCAGTATAATGCAAGGCATGTTGGTCATATAACTTTTATAGCATTAAATATTCTCATatattgtttttgtgtgctcCATGCAGATTTTACTGAACTCTTCAATTAAATGAATTGTATAGAATGTTTTGAATAgttaatgaaaaatcaaaaaaacagtttttattcttttctattcTTGTTGCTAGTGTATTCCTTTGATGGCATCTTGGTTTTTGGCCTGCTCTTTGTCTGTACATGTGCATACTTCAGGAAAGTGCCACGCCTGAAGTCTTGGCTCTTATCAGAAAAGAAGGGTGTCTGGGGTGTGTTCTACAAGGGTATGTATGTCATTAAAAGAACTGCCATGTTAAAAGCATGCTATATACTATTCTACCATGTGTAAACATCGGTGTGTGTCTCTTACGTTTTGCTTTTGGAAACTCGCCCTTGGTCTGTTCTACTCCTGCAGTAGTGTTTTGAGCTTGGAGAATATACTGTAGAATTTATCTAAAATTGGTCCTGTGCATAATTTCCAGAACAAAACGTGAATTTGCCATGTCAAAGATGTCAGTCTGAAAGTTTAAGCTTAAACTGTTAAATAGAATTTGTACACAAATTTGTACACCCCTAACTAATCTTTAAGATATTGATATCTTACTGATATTTTCTGAAATCTTTAACcattttataagaaaaatatTCAGTAGTAGAGGAGTTTCATGGTAGTTGCACTATATGTTGGTGTATTACATCTACatccacatatttttttttttttgtttttttgtgtttagcCAGTTTCAGGGGTTGCttaataaaaagatttgttttagtcacataatgtcaacgtgaaaaGCAACATATTGTTAGTGTTAACAAAGACCATGTTTAAAAAGCCGTACTCTGTTATATatcaattttttcaaattttaaggtAAAAGATATTGAAAATCTATTATGATGTTATAGATGTATGGAACAGGGATTGGTTGAGTTAAGCAAATAAAGCTATGCAAGTacagtacaacaatatacataattaaaatgtttattgtggTTTTGGTGGTGATAGATAGCACTTTACTTGTTCCAATGGGAAAATTTAACCTTGTACAGAAGCTACACTAATACATTAAACGACAAACAACAACAGCCCATACTGGAACTACTATTAGGAAagaaaaatttctgacttggctaaaggtAAAAAGAGCAGTCGCGGTGAGGCTTTATAAGCATaagttgctgttggtataaaggtgcATCTGCAccatttcttgacatacttctgctgaataatttattgtcTGGAAACAGTCAAtgatagtgtgtcagagagaggaggtGCACCATCGTTTGTAATGGCcatcaattttgttttcattctcgcCTTCACTACTACCTTTGCTGAATCATGAGtgcgtcccataactgaacctgctttttttaaatagtgtGTTGATTCTGGGGCTTCTCTTGCAGTGATGTTTCCTGCCCAACAAATCACAGTATAGAAAATTGTACTGGCAGTGACGGAATTGTACAAAATGCAAAGAGTGTCACtatccacattaaaggagtgcagcCTCTTAAAACAAAGAGAGTTTGCGGTCCCCTTTCTTAGATAGTTCCCTATATAGTTATTAATAAGAATTCTCTCTCCCTGATGATGAAGTGTTTCCCACCCCTCATGGTAGCATCTTTCCCGAAATACCTCAATATCTCATCTGAACTTAAGGAGGCCTTAGACTCGGTGAATACTGGAAAGGTTCTAGGACCAGATGTACATCTCCTAAGGTGTGTGGCAGTCAttaccttcttcttcctctttctgctgctcccattagatgttgccacagcggattatctttttccatatcagtgttctccccagaaattttttccagccggttggcatgaaaaagtagccgggtGCGGTGAGatggggaaatttggtggtggggaaaattaaatgtgcactattttaattagttaattattttccaatgctcaatatgacttccttttttaaggtttgacacttgtgtcagaatatttttattaaatttaagaaatatccaattcaggatcctgcaacccaaacaaaaattttaaataacaattgttatgacataaaccaagcgGTATTGTCGCTgttgggaagaaaagtgaaaacaatgaaaaaaagtattggaaacctaatgaagaaaaattaaaaaatattcttcaaagccatatgcagaaggtgtcttcagttaaatatttattcttcttttcttcctagaaggccagttgtctgcagctttcccataatcaaagtccccaggatctgagccctccaaggagatcagcatgagattatttagctTGCTTTGATTCACGcaatttctcaaacatgtcttgatccttttaagggcagaaaGCCCCCTTTCACGTTCAGCTGTGCTCGctgggatcactagcccaatatgagctagtttggctaaatttggaaacgactctttgagctctgatgtcggtgccatttttagtaaaatctgtgtCTTTGTATTGATTGACTTCTGTCCATTCTTAcctgctactttcatattttaaaattggagggctaccatttttgaagtaatgaacaaaaagaatttcagcagactcacttgaattgtgagtttctgcattgaaaacttttgaaaagctggaatgattggcatgtcagggaatcttgcatctaggtgcttgacaactgtctctaggtatttatcatatattgcagctttgaatgacattacatcactctgtATAAACAATGCGGAGAActgaccattcttctgccagacaatggtgaaggctttgaaatgatctcCCAGGAGTGTCTTTCAAGTCCTTGATGGACAATTTTGTGATGAGCAAAACTGGCTGAATTTCGGTAAGATTGACATCTTGCCTTTGCCAAGCCTTAGATAAAttggacaacaaaggtaatactgtatgtctgaaagtatcatcagagaggaaacaaaattgtatgttttaatacatcggcttaatccttcagctgtgatgtcatttcattcagtggcctctctttccagtgcagctatgacactcatcatacactgtcatagtgactgtactgcaaagtcatgagacagccatctagtgtcactggccattttaaGCTTAAGctggggaatgttcagaatattttgaatttccgTTAAACCAGCCATCTTGACGGAAGAATTTTGGAAGGAatagaacagctgccttaagatatcgttcagttttgttaaataaggtacagcagctgctgcttgggcACTTGCAAGGGCCAATCGATGGTTTACAGagtggcagttgaccaagagtccagatgttttatctttaagcagttttgccacacctttctgtttcccaatcataacagccgctccatctgaccctagtccaaccagattagcagttttcaagcctacagtgtccatagtctcactcagtgtgttggttatagtctgctttgccatcaatcatattgtGGGTTGATgcaaaactaattctgacctctttagcGACCTGgcaaacatatctctctattattaaaaaaaaaaaaaaaaaaaaaatcctggaaagcaaaagcaaggctacgatacgtgatcttcttctcggaagacatttgaAAGACTCgcaagacaaaagagacttgccacggtgtgtctcgcggggaccatgaacatgagacttggtgctaagagattgtcccagggccgtctcgggacgtggaacatgagattcttgcaagacacgccctacttacaaaagatatcatataagagtaaacccatcaaaaaacactcggTCGTGTAAAAGTacatagtacacacagatcatgtgctctcagcacatataaagtgtataaggacaatacagagaatagagacccaaaggcattggagagaaaaaaggcagataagagattatgaaagcagtggaatttcaaaggctcaaacaaacgatggcgtgatacacatgcagagaaaggtacagaatatgaaagcagtaaaattcgaaagtattgtagcgtcccagccaggttgaggactttttggttttaagtgactgttgggtccgattgagggagggcagagtacagcatggaagactgatagcgggttattaattgatgcggtaaggggggggggcgttggagaggttgctagaaagttgtgtttggggttaggaagtcggcgattgttcaagtaaaacttttgtgacactttatcatgtcagtcactacagtatcaaagaaaagatagaaaagatcgtattaccgcaaacaaaaggtgattaatcatcagaaccaggtgtaattgaaaaaatagcaggacaaatcagggtcagaaataaaaggcaaagagtagacaagAAAGTCaaattcgcatcattcaatgcacaaaacgtggatttacacaataatggaccatacgctatgagaatctgtggtcccggaacagttaaagcaatgacaagttaaatttcaaagaatacacaattcggtcaggtgtatattgatgatcacggagaagcaatgcaaattttaacgggcaaaaagaaaggtaatgtatatattccgcgaataacattacacaccaaaggagaccgtgatatgccattcgtattaaaatgtttacagttataTATACAGATAATAGCTTTTGCTgtaacaatcaataaatcacagggacaaacattagaaaaacagaaacaatattcactcacgggcaattatacgttgcgttgtcacaatgtgtgtccaaaaaatattgtttttaatgaagctttaaagtaaaagtgcaaataatgaatttgaaacaattccaaagaaaaaagtaatttaaaattgtatatccgattaaccaaacataGGGGTTGGTGAACGAAGCCACCctagtttaatgtaaataattaattgttttacaactgagatgtttgtggtttcatcacacagaatactgaaaaaattttCAGCGTGTAtgtttttcagtatgttagactttatttctgatgctaagacatccagcagctcttgcattattttttcagaggtgtaatgtgcatttttactgacattgagatgttgtaaaaaggaacaacccatttctttacagtgttccaataGCTGttcaaacaacgttgtatgtggcaactcattttttgccaaccaatgcatggatcttaaagctcccacaaaggcatctctctaagttatttaacacagatacagataTTTCAATTTGACtgattccagtttgctctagtacacgctttcctataaggtcagcagaagactcaatgtgcgttttacttttttcatggtccagcaagctttcttttggaattcttgtgcatggcatgtttacccaaggtaactccctccttggggggtgtttgtttgaatatttcatgcactaTGTAATgtaaagtatgtgaatttccccttgggattaataaagtatctgtctgtctgtaccaCATACCATTTTgtttgaccattagccaatcaaaatctttaaaccattgtttatGCCTgataagcggtgcttagatttatcaattggtagagtgtgtgctgaagagattccccctgatggaccagcctctgcaatgtctttgtctgaaattgctgCCTCAGGAGTTGACGCCATACTTTCATTAGTTTGTGgtgtctcttttctgaaataactgagcagtgttgttttctgaacactttttttttgctcatgttggtaaatcgtttggaaaaaattaaaagtacctatgagtaagacttttgagtgggaagTGAGatcctgttggatattcaatgcacacttgcactacgacagggcaagatatgaacaagaaaaggaatggcagatgTGTCACTTTAACAGAACCCTCAGAAATTCAGGGACAAAACTTTTGCTCAGgacacagtgtgtgctgcaagggtttctgcacactttttgcaatatgggggcagatggggtcactttaacaaaaccctcagtatgagcaaatataaaaatggcagagggagtcactttaacaggaaccgcagtgagtgctacaaggatttttgcacacagaacacacctaatgcttaaacaactgtatacagtggaaccttgggtcacgactgtaattcgttccaaaactctggtcgtaacccgatttggtagTGACCCGAAGAAATTTCTCCCATAGGAATgtaagtaaatacaattaattcataccagaccgtacaaactgtatgtaaatatatttttttaaagatttttaagtgcaaatatagttaattataccatagaatgcacagcataatagtaaactaaatgtaaaaacattgaataacactaagaaaaccttgaacaacagagaaaacttaacattgcaagagttcgcgctatagtgctacaaaccgctcgctaaaaatactttttttttaatgagttttaagcacaggggaaaaatgaacatttgaaaaatccataatttaataaacaaccaagaaaagtaacattgcaacaatgcacgctacgaaccgatcgctgtaagcagaagtgaagtggaggttaaaatccaatagaaaaaagtcttcattaaatacaaccaggttaaaacaatgctcgaatcagtccctt
The sequence above is drawn from the Erpetoichthys calabaricus chromosome 3, fErpCal1.3, whole genome shotgun sequence genome and encodes:
- the tmem167b gene encoding protein kish-B, yielding MTNVYSFDGILVFGLLFVCTCAYFRKVPRLKSWLLSEKKGVWGVFYKAAVIGTRLHVAVALSCMVMAFYVLFIK